Within the Mesotoga sp. Brook.08.105.5.1 genome, the region AGGAACTCAGACACGCGAAGTATGGCGGTCCATTTATTGAGAAGTCAGAAGAAATGAGCGAGTTTCTTCTTGAGAAGCTACCGAATAACTTCCCACAAATTGCTTTGCGAAGCAGAAGACAGATGAAGGACGTAGAATTCACATCGCAATTGCTGCTTTCTATTGAAGAGGGAGAGAAATCTTATAATCAAGATGAACTTGATCAAGCTTACAGCGAAAGAGAGATGTCTTGGGAAGATAGGAATGTGGTGATCGATGAATTCCAACAACTTGTACGTTATATAGGTGAGACCGCTGCGTCCAAACCGGAGCTTTCTAGATCTAGATTGCGAAATCAAGCTGACTTCTATTCATTCTTTGTGGTGTTGTCTAAGCTTTACAAGAGAAACGAACTACCAACCGATAAAGGTGCACTTGCCGAAAGACTAATGGGGTTTCTAGTACGAGTTGACAGCCCTTCGGAAAGGGAGTCAGACAAGTCGCTAGCAGATTACTATGAGGCTGCACGCTCTGCATCCAAGAACATTGGATCAATAAGAACAAGGATGAGAGTTTTGGAGAGTGTAATCAAAAGTCTATGATCGTCCCTATTTCAGTCCAGAGAAAGTATGCGGAGATAGATTCGTTCTTGGATAAAACGGCAAGATTGGCACGAGAACAAATCTTGGGTTTCTGCGAAGAGAGGGGATATGCCTTCAAATATAGAAAGAAGTCCCTTGAATCGATTTCTGAGAAGATCGAAACAGGAAGGTTCAAACGATGGACGGAATTAGACGATCTCATTGCTTTTACTGTCGTTATACCCACCCTTAGGGAAGAAAAAGAGACTATCCAGTACTTCAGAAGTGCCTTTGATTGTATTAAACAAACAACTCGAGGAGAGAAGAAAAAAGCTCCAGATGTTTTCCGTTTTGACTCGACAAGAATGACTTGTCGACTTAAAGGCATTCCAGAGGAAATGCTAGATCGCTCTTACTTTTCTATATATGATGTTGATTTTGAGGTTCAAATCTGCTCTGCATTTGAGCACGCATGGTCAGTCACAAATCATGCTCTTACATACAAATCAGATTCCATTGATTGGCGTCGTTCAAGATTGGCATCGCAAATAAAAGCTTCAGTTGAGCAACTTGATACTCTAATCCTTTGCTTTGACACCGTTGCAGGCGAAATCACCAAAAGTGATCACAGCATGACAGAAGACAAAAATCGTATCGTTGAAACTTGCCATACGTGGTTTGAGCGGAATCTTATACCGCCTGAGCTAATGCCAAAAGACATCTCTCGGTTTGCTGACAATCTATATACTCTAATGAATAAAAATGGCAAAGGAAACACTCGCCAATCAATCGAGGAAATGAACAACTTGGTTCAAAAGCAGAAACAGACTGATTTCTTAATGAGTATCTCACTCTTTCAGTACATAACCGCACTTCTATTTGAAGCCGGGATAATTGAGGACAGAGCTAAAGACTATGTTTTCCCTATTTTTACGGAAGTCTTGGATATGTTTCCAAGCTTAGCTGCTGTAAACCACATTTTTAACTTCGAATGAATCTGCTTTTTAACTCGCATCTTTATACGAAGACTTCCTGAACTTAAGATAGATACTCAAGACATACAGAACGATGAAACCAATCGCAAGAAGAACGATTACAGAAAGAAATGCACTCAATGACATACGTTACCCCCTGGGATCCCACAAAGATAAGCCATACATAATTACACTCCAATCAAGACAAGTACCGGACCTAAGCAGATTCCCCAGAATAAGAAATGAAAGAAAACCAACAACAGAACAGAATTCTAGCATATGTGCTCGCTTGAACAACAATCGCTGCGGCTACTGAGAGCGCGAAAGATATTTCTTAACTCTGGAACGTTGAACAACGTTTCCGGAATGTAAATAATAGAGTCCCTATTTTCAAGCCGTTGATCGCTCAAGGGGCTTAAACGATTCACCGATGAGACTGAAAAGCAGATCCCTGATCATAGCTCCAACATGACGAAGCAAGTGTTTCTACGACTCTCTACT harbors:
- a CDS encoding DUF262 domain-containing protein produces the protein MRQSNIQPISWFWDLSTRSLLDMDPPYQRRSVWNQEYKEYFIDTVLLGYPSPAVFLFHHITPEGRSTYSVVDGKQRLSTLFDFAKDLFPVSEDGKMTEARGKYFSELSTETKIAFWTYQILVEYVPTTEEQVIHDIFDRINRNVARLSPQELRHAKYGGPFIEKSEEMSEFLLEKLPNNFPQIALRSRRQMKDVEFTSQLLLSIEEGEKSYNQDELDQAYSEREMSWEDRNVVIDEFQQLVRYIGETAASKPELSRSRLRNQADFYSFFVVLSKLYKRNELPTDKGALAERLMGFLVRVDSPSERESDKSLADYYEAARSASKNIGSIRTRMRVLESVIKSL